Proteins encoded in a region of the Solanum dulcamara chromosome 9, daSolDulc1.2, whole genome shotgun sequence genome:
- the LOC129903565 gene encoding uncharacterized protein LOC129903565, translating to MNDTGNRRINEELEYDKVSLNKEHDKSFELLNDCQKIAYDAIITSVVNEEGRLFFINGHGGTGKTFLWNTIISKLRSQSKIVLPVATSGITALLLPNGRTEHSRFHIPLDVNAESTCEIRQGSQLAELLLITSLIIWDEPPMENKFCFEALDRTLRDILRVKYENSSDKPFGGLTVVFGGGFHQILPVIPKGARADIVDASLNSSYLWPFSTIYELKQNMQLCSGRVTDSDAVEITTFDKWLLQIGDGSFYNEIDNELIKLPVDICITSSNDPVGSIVEAVYPSLIQKYNDPTYLQERAILTPKNEMVHEFNDTIMKMILGEGRTYFSSDNVCKASVNTNDEDLLHPTEFLNSLRFPGIPNHDIQLKVGTPIMLLRNRNQSEGLCNGTRLIVTHLGNWSISANIISGKNIGSKVTILRIIMSPNDSK from the coding sequence ATGAATGACACAGGGAATCGTCGAATCAATGAGGAACTAGAATATGACAAAGTATCTTTAAATAAAGAGCATGATAAATCATTCGAACTCTTAAATGATTGCCAAAAAATAGCTTATGATGCAATAATAACATCAGTTGTAAATGAAGAAGGCcgtttattttttataaatggaCATGGTGGTACCGGAAAGACATTTCTATGGAATACAATAATTTCCAAGTTGAGATCACAATCAAAAATAGTTCTTCCTGTTGCTACTTCTGGAATAACAGCTTTGTTATTACCAAATGGTAGGACAGAACATTCACGATTTCATATTCCTTTGGACGTCAATGCAGAATCAACTTGTGAAATAAGACAGGGCAGTCAGTTAGCTGAACTACTCCTAATAACTTCTTTAATCATTTGGGATGAACCACCAATGgaaaataaattttgttttgaaGCCTTAGACAGGACCTTGAGAGATATCCTTCGTGTGAAATATGAAAACAGCTCTGACAAACCATTTGGAGGCCTAACAGTCGTATTTGGTGGTGGTTTTCATCAGATTCTACCTGTAATTCCAAAAGGGGCACGAGCTGATATTGTAGATGCATCGCTCAACTCTTCATATTTGTGGCCATTTTCAACAATTTATGAGCTGAAACAAAATATGCAACTTTGTAGTGGAAGAGTAACTGATTCTGACGCTGTTGAAATTACTACTTTCGACAAATGGTTGTTACAAATTGGGGATGGATCCTTCTATAATGAAATTGACAATGAGCTTATTAAATTGCCTGTTGATATATGTATCACATCATCCAACGATCCAGTTGGATCAATAGTCGAGGCAGTTTACCCATCCCTCATACAGAAGTACAACGATCCAACATATTTACAAGAAAGAGCAATATTAACACCTAAAAATGAAATGGTGCATGAGTTTAATGATACAATTATGAAAATGATACTAGGTGAAGGAAGAACATATTTTAGCTCGGACAATGTCTGTAAAGCAAGTGTTAACACTAATGATGAAGATCTATTGCACCCAACAGAATTTTTGAATAGCTTAAGATTTCCGGGAATCCCTAATCATGACATTCAGTTAAAAGTAGGCACACCAATTATGCTTCTCAGGAATCGAAACCAAAGTGAAGGACTATGCAATGGAACAAGATTGATTGTCACACATCTTGGTAACTGGTCTATTAGCGCAAATATCATTTCTGGAAAGAACATTGGCTCAAAAGTAACAATACTAAGAATTATTATGTCTCCTAATGATTCAAAGTGA